AGAAGCCTCCAGAACCTTTCTGAGGAAGGGAAACGAGAGGTGAAAGTGGGGGCACTGCACTGGGCTTGGGGAAGTGCTCAGGTTTCTAACACAACCTGCCTGTCTCCCTGGTAGGGGCTGCCATCCTCGGCACCTCCCTGCTGTACGTGAGGCGTGCTGTCACCTCTGCTGAGCTGTGGATATGGCTGAATATGGGGAGCTCAGCTGGGGTGACTTCCTGGGAAGGCCCTGGGCTGTGTGTCTGCTGCCGTACAGGAACCAGCTCGGGGCCTGCAGATGAAAGAAGGCTTGGCAAAGCCTCCGTGTGACCATAAGCGAGTTGTTTCTCATTCCTGCGTGTAGGGTGGGTGTAGAAGGAATGGAGTAAAGCATCCTGGAGGATGAGTTGCTGGTGCTGATCGAGGGCTGGTGCAGAGCATCTGCTTGGGGTGCTCCATGGGTGAGTGCCTTGTGGAGCTGGGACCAAAAATGGGGCTTCTTGCTCCCAGTTCAGTGGGGAAATGCTGGTCCAGCGCTTCCTGTGGGGGAACAAAGCCCTCTGCCCCAAGGTTGGACATTGTGAATGCTCTCTTTGTAGTATGAGCCTTTCTGCCGTGGTTGTGTAATCCAAAAGGTCCCCGGCCTGCAGTTAGGAGTCTGCAGTGACCTTCACAGGAAGAGAGTAGACCAGTGGTTTTCTGGTCCTCAGTTCCGTATTACTGAAGGGCCTGAAGCTAAGACTCCTTAGGGGCAGAGTTGATAATCCTGTGCTCTTTTCCAAAAGTGATACGCTTGATGTTTCAGCCTGCAGCGGTCAATAAGCATAAACTGGGCCATGTATGTTCACAGCAGATGTAATGGTACACAAACTGCTTTGACCTGACGAAGCAGTACCACCTCATGTCCATACGCCCCCACCTCCTGTGCAGGCAGCTACTCAGCACGGAGGGGTGTGAGGACAGCATCTAATCATGGGTTACTTTCTCTGCAACACTTAATAAGAAAGCTCACAACTTCGGGACTGGATGATTTGTGTAATCCTTCCCTTAGTTTAGCTGAGGGGAAGCAGTTTCCTTTGGCTTATCGTACTTTTCCCAGACTCAGCAGTTTGTATTGTTAGCTCTGCTGATCCTGTTTGGACAGTGAAGATAAGTAAGCAGGATGCAAAACACCGAGTAGAAGGGTCTGCATCTCATACTTTGGCTGCTAGCACGGTCTGGCTATCGTAGCAGGACGTGCTCTGTAAGCTCAGTGCCCTCCCTAACCCCAGCAAACAGCTGGGATGCAGCAGGTAGGAATCTTTATATGGCCACAAGGATGGAGGCCGTGGTGGCCGGGGTATCCCTCGCTCAGGCATGAGGAGCTGAGCATAACAGGAGCCCCTGGTGACAGCCagagccagccagcagcaggctgggtgGAGGCAAAAGCTGCcctgcagaggtcccttctgacctcaGCCATCCCGTGAGAGGCTCTGCAGCCCGAAGGCTGGGTCCtctgcaggctggcagagaGGTTTCCTGCCTGCCGCTCTGGATTGCAGTTCACAGATGGCcggagcagggggagggagcCGCCGAAGCTTTTTGGAAGTGACGCCTCACCTTAAAAAGGGCAGCCTCTCAACAGCTCTTGCGCAGCTTTACAGGAGCTTAAAGTGGCATCTGAGCCATCTGTAATGTGAGGGGGTTGCTCAGATGCTGTCTGGGCTGCCGTCAGATGCCTGTGGGCTCGGCGCTGGGTCTGGTGCTTGGCTGGTGGTACCTGCAGGCTCCTGCCTGGTGGCCTCTTTTGGCTAGCATGCTGTGGTGTGGCAAAACAGCATCGGTCCTGGACCagctctctgcctttctttccttgtaaCACGTTTAAAATTTTCCCTAAAGGACAGCCTTGGGATTTGGCCCGGCTCTGACAGCTGCTCTTCAGCGCACTTCCCCTGTTGTGATCCCTGGCAGTTTCTCCCTTGTGCAGAAAATAAGAGTGATGTGTTAGTGCTGAAGGAAGAGCCTCTGGAGAGACAAGTCCTGTGGCACAGGAAGGCACCATATCGTGGTAGGCTGGGCTTCTTGAAGAAATAAGTCCCCTCCTGCTAAGGAAGGCGCTGGCTCTATTTAAGGCCACTCTTTGAATCACTGAAGGTAAATCTGGTCTCTGTTGAAGCTGGTATGCTCTGGGGCCTCCTGCAAACAGTTTTCTTGGGGCACATCCTCACAGCGTGCTCTGAAACCTCTCCCTGGCTGCTCTGAGTAGAAGCAAATAGCATTAAAACGTTGCCAGGCCCAAAACTGTGTCTAGGGAAGATAAGACCTGAATTTAGCAGAGGGAAAGAGACTTGTGGCTACAAGCATAAATAGCTTTTGTAAAGCAAAGTTCAGGTATCGTTGAATCTGGTTCTTATTCTAGCTTACTggggctttttttaaaaaatgtgtgcaTTCTAGCAGCAATTAATAACATGATGCCAGGTATCTTGAGAGTAAGTTTATGCAGATGTGGTGTTAGTGCCCCGGTGTTCTTGGGTTTTGGTCCCGTTTTTGGCAAGCAGTTGGACCTTAGACTCATACAGGAGTCTAAAGAGTCTTTGTGCAGCTGCTCCCCTTTTCCCCCAAGGTCAGGGAGAAGACAGCCtttgcagctgccagcagctacTGGAGATGGTGCCTGCCGTCCTTCTGGGAGATGGGAATGGTACAGTGACCGATCTGCGCCCGGGGAGGAAGCACCAGCCTATGGCTTGCACTTCACGATAGATAAAATCACTTAATTCTTCTTGTGCCAGACTGAAGCAGCTGTCTGATGTAAGGATGAGGAAACGGATCACAAGACTACGCTATTAAGCCTGGGATGATGAAGAGAAAACTATTAGGGTTGTTACTCTCTTCAAAATGGTATTGTAGGCTTTGGCTTGTTGTACTCCAAGTaaagaagctggagaagtgCTGGAAGGAGAATGCTTCTTCCTAGAAATATTCCACAAATACCTTTAGTGTGATCTCTAACGATTGGTTTTGCAGACTTTAAGCTGCAAGCctttaagcctttttttctttcatgtgtttGGAAGGGAAGGCTTGTGGCAGTGATGTGCAGCTTGTGTCAAGGCTGTCATATTCCTTCATGTGTACTCTCCTGGAGGCAGCAGTCCAGTGCAACACGGTTTTTGTTGACAATGATGACCAGTCTAGCTTCACTAAGTCCGCTTGATGCTTGACCAGGGCTTGTTCTGTGAATTCTGTTACAGCTGAGGTCTGTGTCTGTAGACCTGAATGTTGATCCTTCTCTCCAAATTGATATACCGGATGCCCTGAGTGAAAAGGACAGAGTGAAGTTCACGGTACATACTAAGGTAAGAAGATCATGGGGTACTAAGTAGACTTTGTAAATATGATGCAAATACTCTGTTTGTAGTACACATACCTGCAGGGATGGGCTTGGCGATGAGGAAAATCTCATTAGATGGAGTTTTTCCACTTAGAGGTGGCCTGAGGCTAAAAAGGCAGAAACTTTAAATTTCCTAAGTCTTGAATGCTCCATTTAGAGACAAGGTAACTGATATGCTAGGTTGGCTTTCCTAAAACTGTAGTTTGTGATCAGAAGGCCGGGGGTGGGGAAGCCAGCCACTGTGAAACTTcacaaaataaactgtattaatgctgctctgcagcagtgcctgTTCTTTAAATAGCGTCCTTAGTAGTAAGACTCGCTCGAGTGCCAGCTCAGCTAAAAGAGTAGGCGAGGCTCTTACTAGGCAAAATAGCTTCCTTTGGAAGTAGACAGAACTGTTTCTAAAAGCACTAATTTACAAAACAGTAGGGCTTCTATATCTTCTCTTCCAGACTACGCTGCCAGCTTTTCAAAGCTCTGAGTTTTCAGTTACAAGGCAGCATGAAGACTTTGTGTGGCTGCATGATACGCTCACTGAAACTGAGGAATACGCCGGACTCATTGTAAGTACTTCCTGAAAATGCGATTCTAAACAAAATACTACGGTGATTTAATATGGAAACTAGTAAAGACACGAAGTTTGCTTTACCATTGTTGTTAGTGTTTCGTGACTTGGGTATTCCCTATGCTTGCTTCTGCTTTAATTACCAAACAACTCGAGTGTTACGGCTCTACTGTTAAGTTTCTGTGCAGTTTGGCTGGGAGCAGGAAAACAGCTATACCCTCTGTGAGTCCTCAACCCCGTCCTGGTACTGATATCTGCCTGAAAATGACACAGTGGGCTGCTCTATTAAATAGTCTCTTTGGTCAGGATTATTCAGCTGCCACAGGAGCCGCTGGCTAGTGGGTGGAGAGTAGAGGCTATTCCTCTTGGAATAGCCCCTGCGCTTCAGGGGTAccacagagctgggaggggcAATCAAGCACCTAGACATCAACTTGCCTGTAGGCTTCCTGGGTCCAGAACCTTCCTGGCTTGGTATGACCATATGAAAGAGCCTCTCTACAAAAGATGAGAAGTAATTTTGGGAAACTTACGCTTGCTATCATCTATCATTAACCAATTCCTTGCCTAGATACCTCCAGCACCTTCAAAGCCGGACTTTGATGGTCCCAGAGAGAAGATGCAGAAACTAGGAGAAGGAGAAGTGTCTATGACAAAAGAGGAGTTTGCCAAAATGAAGCAAGAACTGGAAGCGTAAGTAGAATGAGTCTGCTGCTGAAGGCTGAATGTAAATAAGTCTCCTGGGAGAGCAACGTATTTGTTGGTTACTGATGTTGAGTGTGACTATTCTGGAGagtgtctgctgctgctgcctgataTTCTGTAAAATCACTGGAACTGGGGAGTTGTCAAAAGCTTTTCTCAAACTGGAAAACTTCCTcaataaaaagactgaaaatggcTTCTCTGTGAAAATGGCTTCTCTATCACTCTATAGAGAAGCTCTATCACTACTTCAGAAACACACTGagtatttttcctggaaaagcaaagcaattattTGTGCAGTGAAATGGGTAGTACAGAAGggatctgtgtttttttcctttcagtgaatACCTTGCTGTCTTCAAGAAGACTGTATCATCACATGAGATCTTCCTTCAGCGGATTTCTTCTCACCCTGTGCTCAGCAAAGATCgcaattttcatgttttcctggAGTATGACCAGGATGTAAGTcgctttttcctttccatgtgAGGCAAGGTGTTACAAGTGGTATCCCTCTTCTGTGCAGTTAGACTGCTATGTAAATCTACACACAGTGTCAGTGAGCAGATACTGCCTGTAATTCTGTGAGATGATTAAAAGGTGAAGACCTGTCTTTAGACCTTCTGCCATAAATCTCATAGCATTGCTTAATCTTGCTCAAGTTGGTTAGGAAGCCAATTTGATGTGTCCTGGGATCTTAGGAACAAGTACGGTTTAGGTGTGCCTTTGCTGTCATGTGTGCCTCGTGGTCCTTAAAATGGAAGAATGGAAGTGTGTTGAAGTTAGTATTACATCTATTTTGTTGCCTCATTATCAGTGGTGGATGCTGATCCAGGAAATGTAAGGAGAAACTGAGATGTTCCTGGGAATGGGGAAAATCTCTGGCACAGACCAGTTGAACTTCTAGTAAAGCCATTTGTTCCCAAAGCCATTGTACAGCTTAGAGGGGTGGTTATGGAGAGCTTGCAAATCAGGCTGCTTTATCACATGCTAGATACAAATTATATCACTACTCTGCAAACGTTTAAAATAGtcactttttccccccctggATGACTTTGAAGCTGTCTTGGTCTCTCTGTTCTAGCTGAGTGTTcggaggaaaaacacaaaagagatGTTTggtggctttttaaaaagtgtggtAAAGAGTGCTGATGAAGTTCTCTTCTCTGGAGTCAAGGTAAGGTAGCTGGTTTTCCTCCTGTTCACCTTACTCTTGATTGCTTCTTGCTTCCTTCTTCAGGGAAGTTGGTTATCTGCTTTAGGCTTGATGTGTGTGAGGCTTGGAGCTGCTATGCTAACCTCACAACTTAGAACAGCAGTGTGGAGTAGCCTATATTAATTTTGactactttatttaaaaaaaaaaaaaagtaaaaggacaTTGAGGCTATagactgtttaaaaatttgAGAGTATGTTTCAAGTGTCTGATGCACAAGAGTTGCCAGAACATGTGATACcggtggggaggaaggaattTATACCttcagcaaatatatttttggctACTTCAGGGTCTGAACAAACATGATTTACATGTTTTTGCTTGTACTAGTTAAGATCAAATACCAAGGACTCCTGTAAGTGGTCCAGCTTCAGCTTTTCTACCCTGTTGCCAtggaagttcttcctaatagaCTTGCCGTCTGAAAAGCAATGTCATAAAACATTACAGTACATGTGTCTTGTATGGATGTGAAACAGGCTTGTAAACTGCTTAGTGTTTAGCTACTGTGCAGCGGCAGGCCCAGGAAACAAAATTCCAACAGCTAGTACCCTTGAGGGCTCTCTGATAACTTACTGGTACTTCAGACAGCCTGCAGCACTGAATAGTTGAGCGTCAAATCCATCTTCACTTCACTGTGAAGAAGAAACTTAACAAATAGTTTGGAAATCCTCAGGGTGTTTTTTGTGAACTCTGCTTTTCCATAGTGAGTGACAAGCATAATCTTCAGGTGGCTAAAGTTCTTTGTTTGGACCCTTCCCTAAACAGGGAAGAGCCTGTGTTCTGTGGTAAAGTAACTGACTTAACAGGTTATACTCTCTTTCAGGAAGTAGATGACTTTTTTGAGCAAGAGAAGACTTTTCTTGTAAACTACTACAACAGAATCAAGGATGCATGTGCAAAAGCAGATAAGATGACAAGATCTCATAAAAGTGAATCTTTTCAAAGACCTTTCTAAAGACCTGCAGTCTTGCTGAGTGATTTTTGTAGCCTGAAAGCCTTGTCTTGTTCTTGCAGATGTCGCAGACGACTATATTTATACTTCAGCCTGCTTGAACAGCCTGGCATTAGAAGAACCTACAGTTATCAAAAAGTAAGCAACGCTAACTATTCGTGAACATTCAGAGTCCAGGTATtctatgttttcagaaaattaaggGGAATGAGTCATAGCTGGTTTGGGTTTCTTGAATTGCATGCAAGTGGCATTGAAACTTTCCTTTGATGTTCCTGGTGTGACATTTCTAAAACTATCAATTGCATTGGACTCTCAGACTAGCTGACCTCTTGCCAGTTGTGCAGTAGAGCTGAATTGTACTGCTCATTAAAGCTCCTTCTAAATAGAAGTCTCCCTGAGTGTTATTCAGGTCACAaacttctggagaaaaagaagtttgtGAAAGTTAAGGGGTTATGCATATGTTTTCTAATGTGCTGTTAAATACATCTATAGCTTATACTAGGCCTGTATTATCTTCTGGACCTGGGAGGTtccaaaatagttttttttccaacttaTGGAAACCTGGTCATTTTAAGAGGTAAATAGTTTTTAATAACTTTGCTATTAATTCACTGAAACCTTATTAATACAGTTAACAGCTGAATAAACAAAATGATCCATCAGTCTTGGGGAGTACTAGTGGGGAAATTCTCTACAATATCTTCATGCTGCTTATTGTTTCTCATCTTAATGGTGTCCAGCTGCTTATCTCTACTGGTCTGTTAGGCTGGAATCCAGCACCTCTTGCATTAAACTTTATGTTTAGGACTGTGCCTAGACCTTCTTTCAAAGCTCTTGTCTGGATATGTGTGTAGGAACAAACTCCAGCCTTCAGCTTCCTGGTTTCATGCTAATTGATTGTGGCATTTATCACATCAAAATGTCTAACATTTACTtgcaattttcttcttccccaagGTATCTCTTGAAAGTTGCTGAGCTCTTTGAGAAACTCAGGGTAAGagaagttttggaaaaaaaaaaatctgttaatgtGGATGATGCTGTGTCCTGTTACATACAAACTATATAAtctcttctgcagaaagtgGAGAGTAGAGTTTCATCAGATGAAGACTTAAAGCTCTCTGAACTGTTGAGATACTACATGCTCAATATAGAAGCTGCTAAGgtgaggaatttttttttgaaggtctATTTTATTAGGGGGATTGTGACCCACTTTTATTTGTGCTTGGAGAAGACAGGAAGGTGGACCGTTGTCTTGCTTAAGAAATCTGGTACTTCTGAATGACAGCAGAATATGGAAGCCATGTATTGGCTAGCTGTGGTCCAGTCCCTTACTGGACTAAGGGTACAGCTCTCTGACCAGTTCCTCTTCGGCATGTAGAGGAAAAGAACTCATTGGATTCCTGCAAGTTAGAGCCAAATGAGTTTCCAGTTCTGGCACATCCATTGTGTGAGTTCTCATGACACATACTGATAACTACAGCACTTGGGATTTACTTAATGATTTCTAATTAGTCCTTTTACGTGGACATGTGATAACGTGAAAGTGACTGGAGTTTGGAATTCTATCAGTCCTGCCTGGTAGATGGATGTGACTGCGAAACACTTGCCAGTAACAAATATTCTAACAAATATTTGGCTTGGCAAGGGCATGACTATGCTGAGAAATGGTATCTGGGTATATTCTGACAGGCCTCTCCTTCCAGTGCCATCTCCAATGTCACATACCCTGGGGCATTCAGTACAGGCTATGTGTGATGTACTGCTCCAAGTATTAGGACTATTTTGCTGCTAGATTAGAAAGGAGTTGGCACTGAGACGTGCTGCTTATGACTAGGTTAGTATAGTGCTTCAGTCAAATTGCCAAATCTCCAAGGAACGAAATACGCTGTATGCCCTGCTGGAAGCAGACTGAGGGAATTCAGAAAGTGCTATTACTACTTGGTGGGAAGGCCCACCTTATAGAAGGATGAAACTACTTTAAGGGAAGAAGTGATGTCTACAATAGCCCTCAAATTTCATTGATTAAGGCACAAGTGACTGTCCTGAACACGTGTTGTACTGGTGAAGGGCTTTTGTTGCTGGGCTAAGAATACAGCAGGTTATAACAGCTTCTTAGAGAAAGCATGATCTGGTGCTGAAAGAAGTGAAATCTCCTGCTAAAGCATTTGTAACCTCAGTTTGGGCAATAGTCTTAAGGATTTGCGTTATTCCTGTGTACTTTCAGGATCTTCTGTACAGACGTACAAGGGCTCTCGTCAATTATGAAAATTCAAACAAAGCTCTAGACAAAGCCAGGCTAAAGAGCAAGGATGTCAGGCTGGCAGAGGAACATCAACAGGACTGTTGTCAGAAGTttgaaaagatttcagaatCTGCAAAACAAGGTAAAACAGGCTTTGCTGTGTTTCTCCTGAAGGGAGACtctaatgcagcccaggtctCCATCTGACCTTCAGCAACTGAAGTCTGCTGAAGGCTGTCCTGAAACAAGTAGTCCACACATACCAGGGACAGTGTAAATGTCTGTAAAAAATGATGCAACTCAATCTTTTGAAGAATGATTGCCTGAGGCTGGTCAATGTCAGTACTAGACCAGTCTCAAGTATAAGCCCCCACTTGCTTTCTAGACTGAACTCTTGTTCTCAGGCTCCATCTGAATATAACAACTCAGGCTTCTGATTTTCTCCAATAGAACTGTGCAAATAGGCTTTTCAGCTGTCCTGGGACAGAGCAGTGCCTGATACCAAGTCTCACACAGCTTCTTAGTTGGATGTCTTTGGCCAATATAAAATAGAGACATACCTTCATGGTGCACACTGCTGCTCCCTTCCTATTCCCAGTGTTCAAATGCTCCAGTTTCTTGCAGAACTTGTGTGGCCTATTCCTGTTTCATTTGTCTTCCTATAAAACCTCCCTGTCTTAGCAGAGAAATAGCCATCTTGTCTACTAAGATAGCATATTGTGTGATGGAATGCATCTTCTGGCTAGAAATAAGACTAAACTCTCAAATCTTTTTGTGGTCAAATGCTGTAACAAGAGCTGTATACTATGAAACAAAGGGCACTACTGAAACTTTAGTCACTACTCTGTACATATGTCTAATCTGTGCTTATTCTTTCTTCCCTACAGAATTGATGAGCTTCAAACAGAAGAGAATAGCAGCCTTCCGCAAAAACTTAATTGAAATGgcagaactggaaataaaacatgcaaagGTGTGTTCTTTGGAATTTGACGTATGTAACTTGAAGAAAGTGACTAATGTTTAACTTAGAGGACTTGCTGAGTTTTCTTTAAGGCTAGGAAGTCTAAAATAGAATTGGCAGGCCCTCTAACTGAGATCtgaagaggggaagagaaaggaattgAAGGTTTGTAGGTGTTGTGCATACAATGAACAAGTGCTGGCAGTCTTACCTGTCTCATACAGTCAGTCTGTTTTCAGCCTGTCACTCCTAGGACATTGGCCTATTGTACTGTAAATAAGAAGTCTGTTTTGCAGGTAGTAGGCAATATCTCACTTAACTTTCTGTGATGCCTGCAGATGCATCATCTTAGGGAGTTTCTCCACTAGATTCGGGAGGGGGTCAGCTGCTGTACAGACAAGTGCTGTGAGAGCATGTTCTGCAGCCTGTCATCTAGCTGTCAACCCTTCTTAACTAGCTTATTAGCGAAAGGAGACACTGGCTTGCAGGTCTGTCATGAGGCCTCTGCCAAGGTGTGCTGAGTGTGCTTGAAGTAGGATAGGGAGACCACACTGTGTATTGTGAGCTTAATCTAGGAAAGTATGTACTGGTTGCTCTCTATGTAGGGTCTGCTAACTTGGCAAAGTGGGAAGCCACCGGAAGAGGTAACCTCAGCCTCTCTGAGGAAGAAGAATCTAATTTTCTACTTCCTGATTGCCCTGAACTTCATCACAGGTAGCTGCTTCAGTGCAGTGCTTGAACGTGACACAAGAAAGGCTCAGTTTGGCCCACTTAAGTTTATTGCTTTCCtagcctcctgctcctctcttccttcccacaAAGTCACAGTTGCAGGCCTGCAGGGAGGGGCAGATTTCAGACTGATCTGTTTGACACATTGCCTGAATACTTGTTCCTGCAATATAATCTCTTTAGCACTGACAATCTACAAAATCCTGGGGTGGACCTACTATTTTGAAAGCTCCTGCATTGTGGAAAGCAGGATTTAAACAATCAGTCATACTCATCTGAAACtaattctcttcctttccagaaCAATGTATCTCTCCTGCAAAGCTGTATTGACTTGTTCAAGAACTAAGGCGCCttattctgaaaatgtgaagaaaaaaagcatcagttGCACTCAATGGCCAAGGGGAACTTATTGGCTTGATTTCattagcttaaaataaatattgtcaCTGAGATTATGACTAATACCTAAATATATTGATAGTGATGCATTGAGTTGGTATAAATGAGAGCTGAAATGCGTATGAATTGTCTGGATGTAGCTAACATCCTGTTGGCTGATAACTCAAAATGAGTCAAATGTAAGAAATCAATTTGATGTTGACTGACTCTTCATCTAGCAGAAAACGTTTTCTGAGAAGAACTTTTTGTTTCAGCATCATAAAGTGATCTGTCATAGCCCTGATATATTTGAAACTTGCAAGTGGGAATGACTTGTGTAGTAATTTTATAAAGTAAATATCTTAACATTCCACTTCCCAGACAGATTTCTACTACAGTATATTTTGAATTTCTATAAACACATTCAGTATTTGTACACTTGGATGATACAGCAAATAAAGATGTCTGATAAAAACAAGCTGTTGCGCTATGGCAAGACTGTCATTTTACATCCCACACAAACAGGCTTCAAGTACAGAATTACCACATTACTCATCACCTGGAGCTCTTCATTGAGAGCACTAGAGATTACATATATTTGACTTGGTAGGATTGCTTTCAGAATGGGTGTTGACATGAAATGTGGGGACTTCAGGTCATGCTGCTGTTTGAGTAGCGCTCAAACTTTTAATTCCTCTATGCTACACGGCAGGGAAACTAAACCTTTCTAGAACAGAACAGTGTCTAGATGGCTTGGACTCCTTCAGGTTACATTACAGCACTTCATACTTATCCATCTTGATACCTCCTGCTGGCAAGGGCTGTCCTCCAGAAGCACTGAAGAAGCCTTGAAGTCCTCTATGTAAGCTAAGCCTCTGTATGCCTGGTTGGCCATGCTAAGTTTACATTGCCATAGTTTAGGCAACTTGGCCTATAAATTCCAAGGTCACCGTGCTACATTTTGGCTGTCAACTGGCATATGTGGAGATGGGTCAGCAAGCCATACCCTTCCTGAGGCAGCTTTCTGTGGAGTGAAAAGAATATCTGAGCATGTTATTTCTTATGTCTAAAATTTCTTATGTCTAACCACCTACTTGTGCACAAAGTAGGCTATGTAGCTACACTCTGAGCAGGCTGCCTGAAGCAGTTTCAACCAGAGAAGCTCTGAGAATGGGCTGCTCAACAGCAGTATCTAATGGTTGTTCAGGAGTTTACTCTTCCCTAAGctattgctttatttatttggagCCCCCATGGAAACTGTGCAGCTCTTGGTAGCCACAACCTCCTGCAGTGGTCTAAATGGGAAATATCTGAACTCTGTCACCTTTTAACTTCATTTGACAGGAGCAGTTTCAGCTTATGGTTGATGAGATTTCTGGCATTCGTGTTCAGCCTCTGCCCAAATAGCTCACTTACAGCAGCAGTTATAAAAGCACACTGCTTGTGGACATCCGGCCCTTTATAGATAGGGTTGGTAGGTACCATTGCACAGGCATTATATTGCATATGACAAAGATAAAGCACT
The Cygnus olor isolate bCygOlo1 chromosome 3, bCygOlo1.pri.v2, whole genome shotgun sequence genome window above contains:
- the SNX5 gene encoding sorting nexin-5 isoform X1 — translated: MALLREEAQSKLRSVSVDLNVDPSLQIDIPDALSEKDRVKFTVHTKTTLPAFQSSEFSVTRQHEDFVWLHDTLTETEEYAGLIIPPAPSKPDFDGPREKMQKLGEGEVSMTKEEFAKMKQELEAEYLAVFKKTVSSHEIFLQRISSHPVLSKDRNFHVFLEYDQDLSVRRKNTKEMFGGFLKSVVKSADEVLFSGVKEVDDFFEQEKTFLVNYYNRIKDACAKADKMTRSHKNVADDYIYTSACLNSLALEEPTVIKKYLLKVAELFEKLRKVESRVSSDEDLKLSELLRYYMLNIEAAKDLLYRRTRALVNYENSNKALDKARLKSKDVRLAEEHQQDCCQKFEKISESAKQELMSFKQKRIAAFRKNLIEMAELEIKHAKNNVSLLQSCIDLFKN
- the SNX5 gene encoding sorting nexin-5 isoform X2 codes for the protein MQKLGEGEVSMTKEEFAKMKQELEAEYLAVFKKTVSSHEIFLQRISSHPVLSKDRNFHVFLEYDQDLSVRRKNTKEMFGGFLKSVVKSADEVLFSGVKEVDDFFEQEKTFLVNYYNRIKDACAKADKMTRSHKNVADDYIYTSACLNSLALEEPTVIKKYLLKVAELFEKLRKVESRVSSDEDLKLSELLRYYMLNIEAAKDLLYRRTRALVNYENSNKALDKARLKSKDVRLAEEHQQDCCQKFEKISESAKQELMSFKQKRIAAFRKNLIEMAELEIKHAKNNVSLLQSCIDLFKN